A single Anopheles funestus chromosome 2RL, idAnoFuneDA-416_04, whole genome shotgun sequence DNA region contains:
- the LOC125762564 gene encoding mitochondrial import inner membrane translocase subunit Tim17-A produces the protein MEEYAREPCPYRIVDDCGGAFAMGCIGGGVFQAIKGFRNAPSGFNRRLLGSLTAIKSRSPIIAGNFAVWGGMFSTIDCTLVHFRKKEDPWNSIISGAATGGILAARNGVPAMIGSAVIGGVLLALIEGVGIMFTRISAEQFRNPTPPTDDPSVLGDPNQQQMSSTPPSPFAFGQSGQNYQ, from the exons ATGGAAGAGTATGCTCGTGAACCGTGTCCGTATCGCATCGTGGATGATTGCGGAGGAGCATTTGCGATGGGTTGCATCGGGGGTGGCGTGTTTCAAGCTATAAAAGGATTCCGCAATGCTCCATCCGGGTTTAACCGTCGTTTG CTGGGAAGCTTAACAGCGATCAAAAGCCGGTCGCCTATTATCGCTGGAAACTTTGCCGTATGGGGTGGAATGTTTAGCACTATTGATTGCACATTGGTACATTTTCGGAAGAAAGAAGATCCTTGGAACTCTATTATAAGTGGTGCGGCTACGGGTGGAATTTTGGCAGCGCGAAACGGTGTGCCTGCTATGATCGGCAGTGCGGTGATAGGTGGTGTGTTACTCGCTTTGATTGAAGGCGTGGGCATCATGTTTACACGTATATCTGCTGAACAGTTCCGTAACCCTACTCCACCGACCGATGATCCTTCAGTGCTTGGTGATCCTAACCAACAGCAAATGTCTTCAACTCCACCGTCACCATTTGCGTTCGGTCAGTCTGGGCAGAACTACCAATAA
- the LOC125762561 gene encoding uncharacterized protein LOC125762561 has protein sequence MAHNCRLGSRLRASVAIIVLISICLKQVQGSCLSYGHSCWGAHGKRAGPPGRTASGDAVQFQPQPLLDQSNSLPAALTGAERWALVKVLPEKNAYYPFSKLIYSPPVAAAGSFLFNDGLGSSGPDSLRVGMESSNSAEGRLPEISNDSKTLSSTEQDVVLGDDRLISAVTSPNMRRRDHRHKKKPQPMAIHPRYGGHDDAFDENMSVARILAPNDDDVSQMLLLNAAVAAAETMSDNDVSAANARFNRKLFNGNTKNPILLNA, from the exons ATGGCTCACAATTGCCGCCTTGGGTCAAGACTTCGTGCATCAGTAGCAATAATTGTACTCATATCTATATGTTTAAAACAAGTGCAAG GATCTTGTCTAAGTTACGGACATTCATGTTGGGGAG CACACGGTAAACGGGCGGGTCCACCGGGACGTACGGCTTCTGGTGATGCTGTACAGTTTCAACCACAGCCGCTGCTGGACCAATCCAACTCACTCCCTGCTGCTTTAACTGGCGCGGAACGGTGGGCTTTGGTCAAAGTTCTCCCAGAAAAG AACGCGTATTATCCATTTAGCAAACTGATATATTCACCACCGGTTGCGGCAGCGGGTTCGTTTTTATTCAACGACGGTTTAGGCTCATCTGGACCAGATTCTTTGAGAGTTGGAATGGAGTCAAGCAACAGTGCCGAAGGAAGATTGCCTGAAATCAGCAATGA CTCCAAAACGCTATCATCAACAGAACAGGATGTAGTACTTGGAGATGATCGATTAATATCGGCAGTTACCTCTCCGAACATGCGTCGCAGGGATCATCGGCATAAGAAAAAACCGCAACCAATGGCTATACATCCTCGATATGGTGGACACGACGATGCATTTGACGAGAACATGAGTGTTGCCCGAATCCTTGCGCCAAACGATGACGATGTAAGTCAAATGTTGCTGCTTAATGCAGCCGTGGCCGCTGCAGAGACTATGTCCGACAATGACGTTTCCGCTGCAAATGCACGGTTCAATCGAAAGCTGTTCAACGGAAACACGAAAAACCCGATCCTACTAAACGCATAA